AAAAGTGGCGCCTTATTTCGACATGCCCCTGCAACACGCCGCCGACAGCGTGTTGAAAAACATGTTGCGGCCGGAGACCAACGGCTCCATCCGCGCCCTGCTGGAAAAAATAAAAAGACGGCTTCCCCATGCCGCGCTCCGCACCGCTTTTATCACCGGTTTTCCGGGTGAGACGGAAGCGGATTTCAAGGTTCTCCTAAACCTTGTGAAAGACGAAGAGTTCGACCACATGGGGGCTTTCGTATATTCCCCGGAAGAGGGGACCTCGGCGTATGGAATGCCAGGCTCCGTGCCCCGGAAAAAAGCCGAGGAACGGTACGCGCGGCTGATGGAGACCCAAAAAAGCATTTCCTCAAGAAAACTGGAACGCAAAGTGGGCATGACCGGCAGGGTATTGGTGGACGGAATGGCGGGGGAAGAGATGTTAAATACCGGCAGGCTCATCACCCAGTCCCCGGGAATAGACGGATGCGTTATATTGGATGGGGTGGAGGCGGAGCCCGGCGATTTTATCCAGGTGGCTATAACCGGCCACACCGAATACGACCTGATAGGGTCAGGCGCGGAAAATGTTTAATGTTTTCTTCTTCTACATCGGCCGGGCCTTGCAAATATTAGGAATGATCACGGCGGCCATGGCCCTGCTCACCTATTTCAACCAGCAGGAAAACATGGGCACGATGATGAAAATAGCCGGGGCGGGCCTGGTGGAATTTTATGTGGGTTACGGCATCACAATGCTCACCGGGAGAAAAGGATGAAAGCCGGGGACAATATCGTTGTCCTGATTACAGCCGGGGGTGAGGACGAGGCGGAGCGGATAGCCAAAACCCTGGTGGAGGAGAATCTGGCCGCCTGCGTGAACATAATAAGTGGCCTCCGCTCCATATACCGGTGGGAAGGCAAGACCTGTGACGAGGGGGAGGTTCTGCTGGTGGTAAAATCCAGCGGGGCGCTGTTTGACGCGCTGGAAGAGCGGGCGCGGGCCCTGCATTCATACTCCACGCCGGAGATAGTAGCTTTACCCATCACCCATGGGTCAGCAAAATACATGGACTGGCTGAACGGAAGCCTGAGGAAATGAAACACAGCACTCGAATAAAGATATTCCGGGACGAGCATCATTTCGCCGCCGCTCATTTCCTGGTGGAAATGGGCAAGTGCGAGAGGCTCCACGGCCACAACTACGGCGTTACAGTGGAGATCTGCGCCGACCCGGCCATGAACCACACCGTAACCGATTTCAACCGGATCAATCCATTGATCAAACGGGTTTGCGACACGCTGGACCACAAGATACTCATAGCCGGGGAAGACCCGCGACAGACGCTCACCATCACCGGCGAGGAATTGGAGGCCCGGTTCGGCCCCAAACGGTTCGTGTTCCCCAAGTCCGACTGCGAGGTGTTGCCCGTCAAGGCCACCACGGTGGAGCTTCTTTCGGCCTATCTAAGTGAAAAGTTGTTGGAGGCGCTAAGGCCGCTAGGGCTGGAAGGGCTTCAGTGGCTGGAGGTGGGCGTGAAAGAAGGCGGTTCCCAGATGGCGATACACAGGATGGAGTTTTAAAGCGCCTTATATACTGTTGCCAGATAGTTTTCACATCACCAGCGCAAACTACCGCAAGGAGTTCTCTTGAACAAGGAACGCCAGAGATGGTCTTTTTCTGGTGGGGCGCCAATCTTGACGATCTCGATAAATCCCTTTGCCTGACCTTTTTTTGCGTTTTCAGTTATAGGCCCTGCATAGAAAGTTGAATCCTCAAGCTTGGTTATTGGTTCGGCCTTCCGGCCATCAATATCCCCGTATCCAAATGCAAGAATATTTACTTCATTCGGGCGTTTTGCGATGTAGCGAGACAGTTCAAGGGCTGTGGTGCTCGATATATAATTGGCGAGAACATCTTGGAGCAACCAGAATGTTTTACCGTTCCATGCAATGCCCACCTGAGATTTTACGATAAGTTGGCTTACCATCCGCGCCCATACCTGACGGTAGTTGATGCCTGGTCCATTATGGCTTGAAGGATCAATTATTGCGTCCTCGCAAGCCATCGGGATTTGGGTCCTTTTCTTCTTGTCGCCACCAGAGGTGCTTGAGGTCATAATCTCGACAATGGTTATTGGATCCGTGGGGAAATCTTCAATCCAATGCTCGCCATTTCGAATGGCTATCGTATAACCGTTTGCCTCTGCAAGTGGCAGTGTAGCTCGTTCTCCTTTCCCAATCAGTCCTGCTACCTCGGAAAGCCTCTTCCGGCCTGACCCCGCAATAATATAGTCAAACGAATAATCAAATGACTTTGCTTCATCATCGTCATTTCTCGTCTCAATCTTCATCTTCACTTCTGACCATGCGCGATATGTTCTGCCTGAGTCAAGTTGAGCATACTTTGCGAGTTGTGTCCGCACATGCGTTTGGTAGTCGGTCTGTGTTTGCGCGCGAAGTGATAAAAGCCGACGCGGGCAAACTATCCAAGGCTGTTCTCCATCACGAAGTCTAAGTGAACAAACACCGGATTGCACAATAACCTTACCGGGGAAAAATTTCCGCAAATTACGGCTTTTGCGCAAATCTAATGCTGAAAGGTAACGGTTTCCACCACCATCACACTCAGCATCCATAAAAGGACACCATGCTTTCGCTCGGTTTTCTGCGGCTTCCTCGTTCCAGCAATCAAGCCGGTATCCGTACAATTCAAATATCTTGCTCATCCAAGAACCTCATTATCTGTTGCCCAAGAATGCGAGCCAATGGAGGGGGAACGGAATTTGCCACCTGTCTATGTTGATCGAGATTTCGCACAGAACCCGTTCTGGATCTTATAGGACCTTTAAGAATATAGTCGTCAGGATAACCATGTATCCTCATGTATTCGCGTGGAGTTAGATATCGGTTTTCAGTAGGATGATAGAATATCTCTCCGCATCGAAGAGTGTTTGCGGGTCGCTTGCGATGGAGGCGAAGATATTTCGTTGTGTCCTTAGGGGACAAACCGCACCGAAGTTCTTCACCTAGATGTGTTTGTGCGGAAAGATAAGATCCTTCTGGAACTTGAGCGATTCGTTCTCGATCTCTTGGTGGAGTCACATCAACATGACTATCAAGCCTTTCATAAACAGTTTTCCCCTGTATTTTGGAATCTGGTTTCCCAAGACCTTTGATTGCTTTTCCAGTTCCAACGTACGGTTGATAATGAAAAAGTCCATTGCATTCTTCCGCTGGAGCATGGGTTCTCTCGGGAAAAACAAAACCATTACGTCCCCGCGTTGCAATGACAAAGAGCCGCTCTCGCAGTTGCGGAACCCCGAAATCAGACGCAAGAATGGCACGCCATTTTGGAGTATAATTAATTTTCTCCAGTTCACTTAGAAAATTTTCAAAGACCTCACCTCGGCGATTCGTGTGACCTTTGGATGACAATAGCCCCTTGACTTGCTCAAGTAAAATCACTTTGGGTTGAATGGACTTTGCAAAGCGAATGATCTCAAAAAGTAGAGGACCCCGCTCGTCACTTAAACCAAGTTGCTTCCCAGCCAATGAAAACGACTGACATGGTGGACCACCGAATAGAATATCCAATTCACCTTTCTTAATGTTAAGTTCTTTCAGTAGTGATTGGGGATCGACGTTGCGGATATCCTTTTGAATTATTCGTGAATTGTAATTGTTATTTTCCGCATTGGCCCGCAATGTAGCGCAACAATGTTCATCAATTTCCAGTTCAGCCAATACTTCAAAACCTGCATCTCTGATGCCAATATCCATACCGCCAGCCCCAGAAAAGAGACTTATTGATTTCCTGATGCTAGAATTCATCGTGATAGGTGATAACGGTAGTAGTATTAGGGCGCGTTTTTTAAGCATTTTACACAAGAATTGTTATTATACCACCATCCAATTCAGACAATACGCGATAATTACCGACACGTAATCGGAATCGTTTCATCAGCAACCTTTCGCGCCAAGGTGATTAAACCAAGTTTTTTACTTTGCCGAGTTTACGCCACCTTGCTAATCCATCACTCCCCGTACACCACCATATCGTTGCGGTGGGCCACTTCGTCGTAAGTCTTGTACCCCAATATCGTTTCTATCAGGCTGGAGTGGCGCCCCATGATTTTCTCCACCTCGTGGACAGGGTAGTTTATCAACCCTTTGGCGAACACCTTCCCGTCCGGCCCGGCGATGGATACGGCGTCGCCATCCTCGAACTCCCCTTCCACCGCCGTAATTCCAGACGCCAGAAGACTGCGCCCTTTATTAACGATAGCGTCGCGCGCGCCATCGTCCACCTGTATCTTGCCTGCGGGAACCAGGGTGTATTCTATCCAGTGCCGTTTGCTGTCCAGCCGGTCTTCGTGGGGAAAAAAGAATGTGCCCGCCGTGGAAGGGCCTTCCATCGCGTCAAGCAAAACCCCCTGTTTCATGCCCGGCAGGATTATGGTTGGGGCGCCGAACCTGGCGGCCTCGCCAGCCGCCCGCGCCTTGGAGGCCATGCCGCCAAGGCCGGTGGTGGATGAGGAATCACCGGCCATGGATAGAATGTTTTCGTCCACTTCCTCCACATAATCCAGTTTCCGCGCGGAAGGGTCCAGCCTGGGGTCGGCCGTGTAAAGCCCTTCGACGTCGGAGAGGATAACCAGCAGGTCCGCCTCGATAAGGTTTGTGACCCGGGCGGACAAAGTGTCGTTGTCGCCGAACTTTATCTCGTCCACCGAAACCGTGTCGTTCTCGTTTATGACCGGGATCACGCCAAAATCCAACAGACTGTTGAGCGTGTTGCGGGCGTTCAAAAACCGGCGCCGGTCCCGCAGGTCGTCATGGGTAAGCAGGACCTGCCCCACTTTGTGCTCGTGTTTTAAAAAACTTTGCGCCCAGAGAGAAATCAGGCTTCCCTGCCCCAGCGCCGCCGCCGCCTGTTTTACGGGGATGGACAACCCGTGGCGGGGAATGCCCAGAATCCGCGTTCCCAGCGCTACCGAGCCGGAGCTTACCAGCGCCACATGGCGCCCGCCGGAGGCTATGGCGGAAACCTGCCGGGCTATTTCCGCCATGATCTGCGCGTTCACCTCGGCATGACCGCCGCCGGAAAGCACGCCGCTACCTACTTTGACTACAATGCGCCTGGCCGCGCCGACAAGTTTTTCGCGGCGGGCGGCAAGGGCGCTGGCTGAATCCGCTGTCATGAGTTGGTTATTTTCACCAGCTTTTCAAGCTTTTCAAGGGCCACGCCGGTGTCTATGGATTTTTCGGCCAGGGGCAAGGCGTCGTCTATAAAATCGGCCAGCCCTCCGGCGCATATCACCGCCGCGGCGTTGAGAAGGGTGATGTCCCGGTGGGCGCCTTTCTCCCCCTCCAGCACGTGGCGGGTTATCTTGGCGTTTTGCTCCGCGTCTCCCCCTTTTATGGAGTCAGGCTTATGGATGGGTATGCCGAACTGTTCGGGGGTTATGGTGAGGGTCTTCACCTGGCCGTTTTCCAGCAGGGCCATGTAGGTAGGGGCGGTAACGGTTATTTCGTCCAGCCCGTCCTGGCCATGGACAACGAAAGCTTTAACGGCGCCAAGTTTCCCAAGCGCCACGGCCAAGGGTTCGATAAGCTTCCGGTCGTAAACCCCCATCACCTGCCGCTTGGCCCCGGCGGGGTTGGTGAGCGGGCCAAGCACGTTGAATATGGTGCGGGCGCCTATGTCCCTGCGGGCGGGCATCACAAACCTCATGGCCGAATGGAGCGCCGGGGCGAAAAGAAAACCTATGCCAGCCTCTTTTAGGCATTCCTCCACGCGGCTAACCTCCGCCTCCACGTTCACTCCCAGGGCTTTCAACACGTCCGCCGAGCCGGATTTCGACGATATGGCGCGGTTGCCGTGTTTCGCCACCACCAGGCCCGCCCCCGCCGCCACAAACGCGGCGGTGGTGGATACGTTGAACGTGTGGGCGCCGTCTCCGCCGGTGCCGCAGGTGTCCACCACCGCGCCGGGGCCCGCTTCCACCTTCAACGCCTTGTCGCGCATAACCCGGGCCGCGCCGGTGATCTCCTCCACCGTCTCGCCTTTCATGCGAAGCGCCACGAGAAACGCGGCTATCTGCGCGTCCGACGCGCCGCCGGTCATGATCTGCTCCATAACAAAGGTCATCTGCGTTTCAGTCAGGTCTCCCAGGTCCAGGAGCCGGGAGATCGCTTCCTTGATATTCATGCTCATCGTGGTTTTATTTGCGCTCGCCGTTGGTGGTGTTATTAAAACTTCAGAAAATTCGCCAGAAGCTCTTTGCCATGGTCGGTCATTATGGATTCCGGGTGGAACTGCACCCCCTCGGTGGGGGCGGTCTTGTGCCTGATACCCATTATCTCCCCATCCTCCGAGCGGCTGGTTATCTCGAAAATGTCCGGCAGAGTGGCCTCGTCGGCCACCAGCGAGTGATACCGTGTGGCCCGGAACGGGTTGGGAAGCCCCCGGTAAACCCCTTTTCCGTCATGATGGACCATGCAGGTTTTGCCGTGCATCAGTGTTTTGGCCTTCACCACCAGGCCGCCGTAAGCCGCCGTCATGGACTGGTGCCCCAGGCACACCCCCAGGATGGGGATTTTCCCGGTAAAGGTCTTTATAACATCCACCGAAATGCCCGCCTCTTTAGGGGTTTTGGGCCCGGGGGAGATTACTATCCGCTCCGGCGCGGCCCTTTCTATTTCAGAAATCGACAGGGCGTCGTTCCTGGCCACCTTCACCTCCTGCCCCAGTTCTATCAGATATTGGGCAAGGTTGTAGGTGAATGAATCGTAATTGTCTATAAGCAGTAACATCCGCGCCTCTTATGGCAATATGGTTGGGGATAGTATATGATTATTGAAGGTTATTTTGAAGCCGGACTGATAATTCTTTTGGCTCTCAGCCACTGATTTTTTAAATCCATGAACCATAACGGCAAAGTGTTTGACGCGCGAAACTGGCGCAAGCTGGAATCCCCGGAGCGGCTTGAAAAAATGAATCCCGAAAAACTGGCCGCCGCCATGGGCCTTACCGGCGCCGAAAGCGTTTTGGACCTGGGGTGTGGAACAGGGTTTTTCGCCGCGCCTGTGGCAAGGATCTGCGCCAAACTGTACGGTGTGGACATCTCGCCGGAGATGCTTTCCATATTCGGGGAAAAGCTGAAGAACGGGTCTTCGCCAAACGTGGAGCTATTGCTGGGAAACGGCAAGACCATCCCCCTGGAAGATGGCGCCCTTGACGTGGTTTTCCACGTGAACCTTTTTCACGAGATAGACGACCACAAAGCCTTCCATGCGGAAATAACAAGGGTTTTAAAACCCGGCGGCAGGCTCTTTACCGTGGACTGGCGCGCCATAGAGACCGAAGGCGGCCCGCCGCTCTCCCACAGGATACCCGAGGATAAGGCCGAAGAATCGCTTAAGCGGGACGGATTTTCATCCATCCGCCATATCAACATTTACGACAGCCAATATGTGATAGGGG
This DNA window, taken from Nitrospinota bacterium, encodes the following:
- a CDS encoding divalent-cation tolerance protein CutA — encoded protein: MKAGDNIVVLITAGGEDEAERIAKTLVEENLAACVNIISGLRSIYRWEGKTCDEGEVLLVVKSSGALFDALEERARALHSYSTPEIVALPITHGSAKYMDWLNGSLRK
- a CDS encoding 6-carboxytetrahydropterin synthase produces the protein MKHSTRIKIFRDEHHFAAAHFLVEMGKCERLHGHNYGVTVEICADPAMNHTVTDFNRINPLIKRVCDTLDHKILIAGEDPRQTLTITGEELEARFGPKRFVFPKSDCEVLPVKATTVELLSAYLSEKLLEALRPLGLEGLQWLEVGVKEGGSQMAIHRMEF
- a CDS encoding DNA cytosine methyltransferase; translated protein: MDIGIRDAGFEVLAELEIDEHCCATLRANAENNNYNSRIIQKDIRNVDPQSLLKELNIKKGELDILFGGPPCQSFSLAGKQLGLSDERGPLLFEIIRFAKSIQPKVILLEQVKGLLSSKGHTNRRGEVFENFLSELEKINYTPKWRAILASDFGVPQLRERLFVIATRGRNGFVFPERTHAPAEECNGLFHYQPYVGTGKAIKGLGKPDSKIQGKTVYERLDSHVDVTPPRDRERIAQVPEGSYLSAQTHLGEELRCGLSPKDTTKYLRLHRKRPANTLRCGEIFYHPTENRYLTPREYMRIHGYPDDYILKGPIRSRTGSVRNLDQHRQVANSVPPPLARILGQQIMRFLDEQDI
- the proB gene encoding glutamate 5-kinase; this translates as MTADSASALAARREKLVGAARRIVVKVGSGVLSGGGHAEVNAQIMAEIARQVSAIASGGRHVALVSSGSVALGTRILGIPRHGLSIPVKQAAAALGQGSLISLWAQSFLKHEHKVGQVLLTHDDLRDRRRFLNARNTLNSLLDFGVIPVINENDTVSVDEIKFGDNDTLSARVTNLIEADLLVILSDVEGLYTADPRLDPSARKLDYVEEVDENILSMAGDSSSTTGLGGMASKARAAGEAARFGAPTIILPGMKQGVLLDAMEGPSTAGTFFFPHEDRLDSKRHWIEYTLVPAGKIQVDDGARDAIVNKGRSLLASGITAVEGEFEDGDAVSIAGPDGKVFAKGLINYPVHEVEKIMGRHSSLIETILGYKTYDEVAHRNDMVVYGE
- the trpD gene encoding anthranilate phosphoribosyltransferase, with product MNIKEAISRLLDLGDLTETQMTFVMEQIMTGGASDAQIAAFLVALRMKGETVEEITGAARVMRDKALKVEAGPGAVVDTCGTGGDGAHTFNVSTTAAFVAAGAGLVVAKHGNRAISSKSGSADVLKALGVNVEAEVSRVEECLKEAGIGFLFAPALHSAMRFVMPARRDIGARTIFNVLGPLTNPAGAKRQVMGVYDRKLIEPLAVALGKLGAVKAFVVHGQDGLDEITVTAPTYMALLENGQVKTLTITPEQFGIPIHKPDSIKGGDAEQNAKITRHVLEGEKGAHRDITLLNAAAVICAGGLADFIDDALPLAEKSIDTGVALEKLEKLVKITNS
- a CDS encoding aminodeoxychorismate/anthranilate synthase component II, with the translated sequence MLLLIDNYDSFTYNLAQYLIELGQEVKVARNDALSISEIERAAPERIVISPGPKTPKEAGISVDVIKTFTGKIPILGVCLGHQSMTAAYGGLVVKAKTLMHGKTCMVHHDGKGVYRGLPNPFRATRYHSLVADEATLPDIFEITSRSEDGEIMGIRHKTAPTEGVQFHPESIMTDHGKELLANFLKF
- a CDS encoding class I SAM-dependent methyltransferase, coding for MNHNGKVFDARNWRKLESPERLEKMNPEKLAAAMGLTGAESVLDLGCGTGFFAAPVARICAKLYGVDISPEMLSIFGEKLKNGSSPNVELLLGNGKTIPLEDGALDVVFHVNLFHEIDDHKAFHAEITRVLKPGGRLFTVDWRAIETEGGPPLSHRIPEDKAEESLKRDGFSSIRHINIYDSQYVIGAEASK